A stretch of the Uranotaenia lowii strain MFRU-FL chromosome 3, ASM2978415v1, whole genome shotgun sequence genome encodes the following:
- the LOC129757856 gene encoding serpin H1-like — protein sequence MNAIFLIKLLLYATKDQNVLRSPHALLQAVYDLRIASTQQYLDWVSQQPNLQQFVIPDLDVNDRKYDDLSVINVGVNYAYGSVDQTLWGSAIHWINIYSKYDVDYIVTLVNQKFNELSNGEIAQFMNTTQYDWYWYISLFSMVTFKPAWKYGLTGFFKMGFHVNEDLELTTTFMERTGLRLNYGKIEDFEAVELPLKNPDYNVLILLPMRGKNIDHYVRGMDTNRLLLIYSQMEQTNISVRIPRNTFEDWHYAKNIFLQSNLPKPFSESIFQPVKDQTARPLNEIVQRLKVVFDTKVESDDQGLTETKKPILFTANRPFWFLLVDRQLNITLLIGQIIKPGKKIV from the exons ATGAACGCTATATTCCTGATAAAGTTGCTACTCTACGCTACAAAG GACCAAAACGTCCTTAGGTCTCCTCATGCACTGTTGCAGGCCGTTTACGATCTTCGAATAGCATCAACTCAACAGTACCTTGACTGGGTTAGTCAGCAACCAAATTTACAACAATTTGTAATTCCAGATTTGGATGTTAATGACCGGAAGTACGATGATCTTTCGGTGATAAACGTTGGCGTGAACTATGCCTATGGAAGCGTCGATCAGACGTTGTGGGGCTCGGCCATACATTGGATTAATATTTACAGCAAGTATGACGTGGACTACATCGTGACCTTGGTCAATCAAAAGTTCAACGAGCTTTCAAATGGTGAAATCGCTCAGTTTATGAACACCACTCAGTATGACTGGTACTGGTACATTTCTCTGTTCAGTATGGTGACATTTAAGCCTGCATGGAAGTATGGTTTAACAGGGTTTTTCAAAATGGGATTTCACGTAAACGAGGACTTGGAGCTGACAACAACATTCATGGAAAGAACAGGTTTGAGACTTAACTATGGAAAGATAGAGGATTTTGAGGCTGTAGAATTGCCCTTAAAGAATCCTGACTACAATGTTCTAATTCTCTTACCGATGCGGGGGAAAAATATTGACCATTATGTAAGAGGGATGGACACAAATCGGCTTCTCCTGATCTATAGCCAAATGGAACAAACCAACATCAGCGTGAGGATTCCGAGGAACACCTTCGAAGATTGGCACtatgcaaaaaatatatttcttcaAAGTAACTTGCCTAAACCTTTCAGCGAATCGATTTTCCAACCGGTGAAAGATCAAACTGCTCGTCCGCTCAATGAAATAGTCCAGAGACTGAAGGTTGTTTTCGATACCAAAGTTGAATCTGACG ATCAAGGCTTGACTGAAACGAAGAAACCAATTTTATTCACTGCGAACAGACCTTTCTGGTTTCTTTTAGTGGACCGCCAACTGAATATAACCTTGCTAATCGGTCAAATCATCAAACCTGgaaagaaaattgtttaa